Proteins from a genomic interval of Candidatus Rubidus massiliensis:
- the pitA_1 gene encoding Low-affinity inorganic phosphate transporter 1 → MITYLVIAAILLAITFDVMNGFHDAANSIATIVATKVLTPIQAVFWAAFFNFVPIAIFTPTVANTIAKIVKVQPNDWQYFLVICAGLMGATLWNLLTWWLGLPTSSSHALIGGLSGAGITYAGLSALQWHMLFETILFIVLAPLIGFILGFIIIVCVYWLNSRTSPTKVDKKFRRLQLLSAALYSIGHGANDAQKTMGVIFALLIASGFLNYNSTLSLKNPDTAWIIFVCHFAMSLGTCMGGWRIVKTMGMKIAKLKPIDGFSAETAGAFTLFLATELGIPVSTTHTITGAIIGISSAVKPFSHIKWKIAGKIMWSWILTIPLSGLIAAAIFYILYLSSILFRF, encoded by the coding sequence ATGATTACCTATCTTGTAATAGCAGCTATTCTTTTAGCGATTACTTTTGATGTTATGAATGGCTTTCACGATGCAGCCAATTCAATCGCAACAATTGTTGCAACAAAAGTTTTAACTCCTATTCAAGCTGTATTTTGGGCTGCCTTTTTTAATTTTGTACCAATAGCCATCTTTACCCCTACAGTTGCTAATACAATAGCTAAAATTGTTAAGGTTCAACCAAATGATTGGCAATATTTTTTAGTCATTTGTGCCGGTCTTATGGGAGCAACCCTTTGGAATTTGCTTACTTGGTGGTTAGGACTACCTACCAGTTCTTCACACGCTTTGATTGGAGGACTATCTGGCGCTGGCATAACCTACGCTGGTTTATCTGCTTTACAATGGCATATGCTTTTTGAAACCATCCTTTTTATTGTATTAGCTCCCCTAATTGGATTTATTCTTGGATTTATAATAATCGTATGTGTGTATTGGTTAAACAGTCGAACATCACCAACTAAAGTCGACAAAAAGTTTAGGCGTCTACAATTACTATCAGCCGCATTATATTCTATTGGGCATGGAGCTAATGATGCCCAAAAAACAATGGGTGTCATCTTTGCTTTGCTCATCGCATCAGGGTTTTTAAATTACAACAGTACCCTTTCTTTAAAAAATCCCGATACGGCATGGATCATTTTTGTTTGTCATTTTGCCATGAGCTTAGGGACTTGTATGGGTGGTTGGCGTATTGTTAAAACGATGGGAATGAAAATAGCTAAATTAAAACCAATTGATGGATTTTCAGCTGAAACGGCAGGAGCTTTTACCTTATTTTTAGCAACTGAACTTGGAATTCCAGTTTCCACCACTCATACTATAACTGGCGCTATTATCGGGATTAGTTCCGCTGTAAAACCTTTTTCCCATATTAAATGGAAAATTGCTGGAAAAATTATGTGGTCATGGATTTTAACCATTCCCCTATCTGGATTAATTGCTGCTGCGATATTTTATATTTTATACTTAAGCTCCATTCTTTTTCGTTTCTAA
- a CDS encoding pyrimidine (deoxy)nucleoside triphosphate pyrophosphohydrolase, translating into MNYKVYYSKPKNFRCDIEVASCYCFYNQKLLLVKRHPNKPYGNTWGVPAGKIHPQETAKDCVIREVYEEVGIIISSVNFQKVGLLHLDIDQLRYNYHMFFYLLPMLPSIHLALEEHLEYRWSTLQEAYTLPLIPGGKECLDYFLQFLKTQNIF; encoded by the coding sequence ATGAACTATAAAGTCTACTATTCAAAACCTAAAAATTTTCGTTGTGATATAGAAGTTGCCAGTTGCTATTGCTTTTATAATCAAAAGCTATTGCTGGTTAAAAGACATCCAAATAAGCCTTATGGCAATACATGGGGAGTGCCTGCTGGCAAAATTCATCCACAAGAAACAGCTAAAGATTGTGTGATTCGGGAAGTTTATGAAGAGGTTGGGATAATTATTTCTTCAGTTAACTTTCAAAAAGTTGGATTACTTCATTTAGATATAGATCAGTTGCGTTACAACTATCATATGTTTTTCTATCTTTTGCCAATGTTACCATCTATTCATTTAGCGCTAGAAGAGCACCTTGAATATAGATGGTCTACTTTGCAAGAGGCCTATACTTTACCGCTAATTCCCGGAGGTAAAGAATGTTTGGATTACTTTTTACAATTTTTAAAAACTCAGAATATTTTTTAA
- the kynB gene encoding Kynurenine formamidase, producing MLNNFTMVDLSQPLHDDCPTWNGSCGFDIRCKSLPTDEFQVQEILLQAGIGTHIDAPYHYKGSKKIDELPLNKFIAKAYVIDVSSIADEYFVFSLKELFDFEKKFGVIESDTIVIIHTGWCNYWSNPKKYRNEKQSGHMQYPSVSPDVAKELLKRKIAALGIDTLSPDLPNSQFLVHEILLSNEIMIIENVNHANLLPPIRAYVSALPLKIVGGTESPIRLVGFLKA from the coding sequence ATGCTTAATAATTTTACTATGGTTGATTTATCACAACCTTTACATGACGACTGCCCGACTTGGAATGGATCGTGTGGCTTTGACATTAGATGTAAAAGTTTACCTACCGATGAGTTTCAAGTTCAAGAAATCTTACTGCAAGCTGGAATTGGCACACATATCGATGCCCCTTATCATTACAAAGGTAGCAAAAAGATAGATGAATTGCCCTTAAATAAGTTTATAGCTAAAGCCTATGTCATAGATGTTTCGTCAATAGCAGATGAATACTTTGTATTTTCCTTAAAGGAGCTATTTGATTTTGAAAAAAAATTTGGAGTTATCGAATCAGATACCATTGTAATCATTCATACTGGTTGGTGCAACTACTGGTCTAACCCTAAAAAATATAGAAATGAAAAGCAAAGTGGGCATATGCAGTATCCATCGGTTTCTCCCGATGTCGCAAAAGAACTTTTAAAAAGAAAAATCGCAGCCCTTGGAATTGATACATTATCCCCTGATTTACCAAATAGTCAATTTCTGGTGCATGAAATTTTACTTTCGAATGAAATAATGATCATAGAAAATGTAAATCACGCTAACCTTTTACCACCAATTAGGGCTTATGTGAGTGCCCTACCTTTAAAAATAGTTGGGGGAACAGAATCACCCATTCGGTTAGTTGGATTCTTGAAGGCGTAG
- the panF gene encoding Pantothenate permease, which translates to MNYYAFLFFLFSLQCVCFWIGSKSAKTNSNQDDYFLAGKTVRFFPLMMTFLATQVGGGLILGSTEEAYNYGWWVLLYPLGASLGLLTLSFGLGEKMTRFKVSTIAQIFEVFYKSPALKKFASFLSIFSLFLILMAQFIASKKFMVTVGVENPVWFNLFWIIVIAYTTVGGFKAVVATDVIQASFFVFSFIMALIYFVFFGNSLPLVNEPLDISLPSEKAYGWLFMPLLFMLIEQDMGQRCFAGENGKTISNATLWASIATILICCIPVYFGTLANQMGIAIPENGSVFMAVVEQLTNPIITALIACAILAAIISTADSLINAISSNLSQDFDFSFTKNKIKDAQLITASIAILGLFSSYLFTNIVDLLIFSYELSVYCLFAPIFIAFFKKEGNFYAALFSISFGFVSFVFYSIFPFSIPKELLCVFISFLGYGLGEYVFAKKTVSEKL; encoded by the coding sequence ATGAATTATTATGCTTTTTTGTTTTTTTTATTTAGTTTGCAATGCGTTTGTTTTTGGATTGGATCAAAATCTGCTAAAACAAACAGCAACCAAGACGATTACTTTCTTGCGGGAAAAACGGTTCGTTTCTTCCCCTTAATGATGACTTTTTTAGCTACCCAAGTTGGTGGGGGTTTAATTTTAGGTTCTACAGAAGAAGCCTATAATTACGGTTGGTGGGTCCTCCTTTATCCTTTAGGCGCCTCCCTTGGCTTATTAACATTAAGCTTTGGTTTAGGAGAAAAAATGACCCGCTTTAAAGTAAGTACTATAGCGCAAATCTTTGAAGTATTTTACAAATCCCCCGCTTTAAAAAAGTTTGCTTCTTTTTTATCTATTTTTTCCCTGTTTCTTATTTTGATGGCACAATTTATTGCTTCTAAAAAGTTTATGGTTACTGTCGGCGTTGAAAATCCCGTTTGGTTTAACCTTTTTTGGATCATTGTGATTGCTTATACAACAGTTGGTGGCTTTAAAGCTGTCGTTGCAACTGATGTGATTCAAGCCTCTTTTTTTGTATTTTCCTTTATCATGGCACTTATTTATTTTGTTTTTTTTGGGAATAGTTTGCCTTTAGTCAATGAACCTTTAGACATTTCCCTTCCCTCTGAAAAAGCGTACGGTTGGTTATTTATGCCGCTACTTTTTATGTTAATAGAACAAGATATGGGTCAAAGATGTTTTGCAGGAGAAAATGGGAAAACTATATCAAATGCTACGTTATGGGCTTCCATTGCCACAATATTAATTTGTTGCATACCTGTTTATTTTGGTACATTGGCAAACCAAATGGGTATAGCCATCCCAGAAAATGGCAGTGTATTTATGGCAGTTGTTGAGCAATTAACAAACCCTATCATAACAGCGTTAATCGCCTGCGCCATACTTGCAGCCATTATCTCTACCGCCGATTCGTTAATTAATGCTATAAGCTCTAATCTTTCCCAAGATTTTGACTTTAGTTTCACAAAAAACAAAATTAAAGATGCGCAGTTAATTACTGCAAGCATTGCGATTTTAGGATTATTTAGCTCTTACCTTTTTACAAACATTGTCGACTTGTTAATTTTTAGCTATGAGTTATCCGTTTATTGTTTGTTTGCCCCCATATTTATTGCTTTTTTTAAAAAAGAAGGCAATTTCTATGCGGCCCTTTTTTCGATTAGCTTTGGCTTTGTTAGTTTTGTTTTCTACAGCATTTTCCCCTTTTCAATACCAAAAGAGCTCTTGTGCGTCTTTATTTCTTTTTTAGGTTATGGATTAGGTGAATACGTTTTTGCTAAAAAAACTGTTTCAGAAAAATTATAA
- the merA gene encoding Mercuric reductase has product MKTQEFSIIIIGSGQAGNPLAKAFAKSGKKVAIIEESEIGGCCINRGCTPTKTMIASGKISYLAKNAQKFGINVKEVSTDLEKIIERKNNIVNSFRKSSEDALNLESNIEIFKGTAQFIDSHTIEITQENNHKSLIDANFIFINTGATPTIPKIVGIDSIPYLTSTTIMDLTHLPQHLIVLGGGYIGLEFAQLFHRLGSKVTIIQRNAYLLPNEDVDVSKEIKTILEEEGLVIYCDAKTQAISKVSEKIKVTFLQGDKEIDIEGSHLLIATGRKANIEPLQLEKSGVLLNPKGFIEVNDKLETNVKNVYALGDVKGGPAFTHISYDDYRIVKANLIDGKNVSLVNRLVPYTVFSDPQVAGIGLNEKKAKELKKEILIAKMPMSHVARAIEVGDTRGFIKVIIDAKTNEILGCTIIGTEAGEIMSMIEIAMLGKLQYSVLQNAIFAHPTYAEALNNLFNNLG; this is encoded by the coding sequence ATGAAAACCCAAGAATTTTCAATCATCATAATTGGATCTGGACAAGCTGGAAATCCTTTAGCCAAAGCTTTTGCAAAAAGTGGTAAAAAAGTCGCTATCATTGAAGAAAGTGAAATAGGCGGTTGTTGTATTAATCGAGGTTGTACACCGACAAAAACCATGATTGCAAGTGGAAAAATATCTTACCTTGCAAAAAATGCACAAAAATTTGGCATCAATGTCAAAGAAGTATCAACTGATCTAGAAAAGATTATTGAGAGAAAAAATAACATAGTAAACAGTTTTCGAAAAAGTAGTGAAGATGCGTTAAACCTTGAATCCAATATCGAAATTTTCAAAGGAACGGCTCAGTTTATAGATTCTCATACCATTGAAATCACACAAGAAAATAATCATAAAAGCCTGATTGATGCCAATTTTATTTTTATCAACACTGGCGCAACACCGACTATTCCAAAAATAGTTGGTATAGATTCTATTCCCTATCTCACATCAACGACTATTATGGATTTGACACACCTGCCTCAACATTTAATTGTTTTAGGAGGTGGTTATATAGGACTTGAATTTGCACAACTTTTTCATCGTCTTGGAAGTAAAGTCACCATCATTCAAAGAAATGCATACTTGTTACCTAATGAAGATGTTGATGTTTCCAAGGAAATAAAAACCATCTTGGAAGAAGAAGGACTAGTTATTTATTGTGATGCTAAAACTCAAGCAATTTCTAAAGTAAGCGAAAAAATAAAAGTAACTTTTTTACAAGGGGATAAAGAAATAGATATTGAAGGTTCGCATCTATTAATAGCTACTGGAAGAAAGGCAAATATAGAACCTTTACAGTTGGAAAAAAGTGGCGTATTATTGAATCCAAAAGGATTTATTGAGGTAAATGATAAATTAGAAACAAATGTCAAAAATGTTTATGCCTTAGGTGACGTGAAAGGTGGCCCAGCTTTTACTCATATATCCTATGATGACTACCGAATAGTTAAAGCAAATCTTATAGATGGAAAAAATGTGTCCTTAGTGAATAGGCTTGTTCCTTACACTGTTTTTAGCGATCCTCAAGTGGCAGGTATTGGATTAAACGAGAAAAAAGCAAAAGAATTAAAGAAAGAGATACTAATAGCAAAAATGCCCATGAGCCATGTAGCTAGAGCCATCGAAGTTGGCGATACACGTGGATTTATTAAAGTGATTATTGATGCCAAAACAAATGAAATTTTAGGTTGCACAATAATTGGTACAGAAGCTGGCGAAATTATGTCGATGATAGAAATAGCAATGCTTGGTAAACTTCAATATTCTGTTTTGCAAAATGCAATATTTGCTCACCCAACTTATGCCGAAGCCTTAAATAATCTTTTTAATAATTTGGGGTAG
- a CDS encoding 2,6-dihydropseudooxynicotine hydrolase — protein sequence MDAPSCELFGFKDHFYYFHALRTIGTAPLGSADIAECWRAIQNIEEGNDESWHKAWHDLAQKVEINGNEYLQKKHLFSASNAFARASNYYRAAEFLLHTNKEDPRILTTWKKSKDCFRNYLKYGSGYKVEEFAIPFENTTLPAYLGFVDDKPRPLIIAQTGYDGTSEELFFVLGKAALERGFHILIFEGPGQGAVIREQHIPFRSNWETVITPVIDSIYNHPLVDNQKIILMGISMGGYLVPRALAFENRVALSVVNGGVYNFHEIFMRDTPPDLETWLDSPEICEEIDKFLYIEMQKRSEIRWAISHGMYVFQVPTPSALFRVTRDYHLRDVIKEIKTKMLVVDSENDLLMKDQGKKFYTTLQAPKDYLFFTTQEGAGEHCQIGASQLSNEKIFNWIEENI from the coding sequence ATGGATGCTCCTTCATGTGAACTATTTGGTTTTAAGGATCACTTTTACTATTTTCATGCATTAAGAACAATCGGAACAGCTCCTTTAGGCTCAGCTGATATAGCTGAATGTTGGCGTGCGATCCAAAACATTGAAGAGGGTAATGATGAAAGCTGGCATAAAGCTTGGCATGATTTGGCACAAAAAGTTGAAATAAATGGGAATGAATATCTCCAAAAAAAGCATCTTTTTAGCGCATCCAACGCCTTTGCACGAGCTTCTAATTATTATCGCGCAGCTGAATTCTTATTACATACAAATAAAGAAGACCCAAGAATTTTAACTACCTGGAAAAAAAGTAAAGATTGTTTTCGAAATTATTTAAAGTATGGATCAGGATACAAAGTTGAAGAGTTTGCCATTCCTTTTGAAAATACCACTTTACCAGCCTATCTTGGATTTGTAGATGATAAACCAAGGCCATTGATTATTGCCCAAACCGGATATGATGGTACTTCAGAAGAGCTATTTTTTGTTTTGGGTAAAGCCGCTTTAGAGCGGGGCTTTCATATCTTAATTTTTGAAGGGCCAGGGCAGGGCGCAGTCATCAGAGAGCAGCATATCCCTTTTCGCTCTAATTGGGAAACCGTGATAACTCCAGTTATTGATTCTATTTATAATCACCCTTTGGTGGATAATCAAAAAATTATTTTAATGGGTATAAGCATGGGTGGGTATTTAGTCCCCCGGGCTTTAGCGTTTGAAAATCGGGTAGCCTTAAGTGTCGTGAATGGGGGAGTGTATAATTTTCATGAAATCTTTATGAGAGATACCCCACCAGATCTTGAAACTTGGTTAGATAGTCCCGAAATTTGTGAAGAAATTGACAAATTTTTATACATTGAAATGCAAAAAAGAAGTGAAATTAGATGGGCTATTTCACATGGCATGTATGTCTTTCAAGTTCCAACTCCTTCTGCCCTTTTCAGAGTAACCAGAGATTACCATTTAAGAGATGTTATTAAAGAAATAAAAACAAAAATGTTAGTTGTTGATAGTGAAAATGATTTACTTATGAAAGACCAGGGAAAAAAATTCTACACAACTTTGCAAGCCCCTAAGGATTATCTTTTTTTTACAACACAAGAAGGGGCTGGTGAACATTGCCAAATTGGCGCCTCTCAGCTTTCTAATGAAAAAATTTTTAATTGGATTGAGGAAAACATTTAA
- the aidB gene encoding Putative acyl-CoA dehydrogenase AidB, with amino-acid sequence MQNNANPLITRKYLQDWQNSLKDNPYLNDQDFTHSISLYFPDHRELQESLKIFGENIVNEAEPLVIENNLPNNLPRLESYDGIGNKKEQIIHHPTYEKSGNIIYSSGLLSKMKQAGRLLEALTFLFLSGQLGEAGHNCPMACSAGIIRVLQKVSDFPEREKLIEKLVEPSFSTNYTGAQFLTEVQGGSDVGANAVEARFVDGVWKIYGEKWFCSNANAELFLITARYNKEKNGTKGLGLFLIQSKRKNGSANHFHIRRLKDKIGTRSMASAEIDFLGAEALPVGALEEGFSLVMENVLHISRLFNTFCVLGMARRAYTIAKSYANYRFAFGNPIINYPLVQENLAIIKAENNALLASIFATTHLQDVCDMEQTKDPNKKLLLRLLANLNKYFSAFWSVQHIHHALDVLAGNGAIETFSIIPRLLRDCIVCENWEGTHNVLRMQILRDIHKYQVDQIFITHLNQIVSTELQSHSKVSIIQQQLLKLQKHLDSFKKEDPILQSLKIKSLVDEMASLYAATHLLIESKTSLSKEYCFDLFTQHHLKPQPILINKEYVELLKNILSF; translated from the coding sequence ATGCAAAATAATGCAAATCCTTTAATTACACGGAAATATTTACAAGATTGGCAAAACAGCCTAAAAGATAATCCTTACCTAAACGATCAAGATTTTACACATAGCATTTCCTTATATTTTCCCGATCATAGAGAACTTCAAGAAAGCCTAAAAATTTTTGGCGAAAATATTGTTAATGAGGCTGAGCCTCTTGTTATCGAAAATAATCTACCTAATAATTTACCCCGCCTAGAGAGCTATGATGGAATTGGCAATAAAAAAGAACAAATTATTCACCATCCGACTTACGAAAAGAGTGGTAATATCATCTATTCAAGTGGTCTATTGTCTAAAATGAAACAAGCGGGTCGCTTATTAGAAGCTTTAACCTTTCTTTTTTTATCGGGTCAATTGGGAGAAGCTGGACATAACTGTCCCATGGCTTGTTCGGCAGGGATTATTCGTGTTTTGCAAAAAGTTTCTGACTTCCCTGAAAGAGAAAAACTTATTGAAAAATTAGTCGAGCCTTCTTTTTCCACTAATTATACCGGGGCCCAATTTTTAACAGAGGTTCAAGGTGGCTCTGATGTTGGGGCAAATGCAGTCGAAGCTCGCTTTGTTGATGGTGTTTGGAAAATCTATGGTGAAAAATGGTTTTGTTCTAATGCAAATGCAGAATTGTTTTTGATTACTGCAAGATACAATAAAGAAAAAAATGGTACAAAAGGGCTTGGGTTATTTTTGATTCAATCTAAAAGAAAAAATGGAAGTGCAAACCATTTTCATATCAGAAGATTAAAAGATAAGATTGGCACTCGTTCTATGGCATCGGCAGAAATAGATTTTTTAGGAGCGGAAGCCTTGCCTGTAGGAGCGCTTGAAGAGGGATTTTCCTTGGTAATGGAAAACGTATTACATATTTCTCGTCTATTCAATACTTTTTGCGTGCTAGGAATGGCAAGACGAGCCTATACAATTGCTAAAAGTTATGCTAACTATCGCTTCGCTTTTGGAAATCCTATTATTAACTATCCTCTTGTACAAGAAAATTTAGCAATCATTAAAGCTGAAAATAATGCTTTACTAGCTTCAATTTTTGCAACTACACATTTGCAAGATGTATGTGATATGGAGCAGACAAAAGACCCGAACAAAAAATTACTTTTGCGATTATTGGCTAATCTTAATAAATACTTTTCAGCTTTTTGGTCAGTCCAGCATATTCATCATGCCTTAGATGTATTAGCTGGTAATGGCGCTATAGAAACTTTTTCTATCATTCCCAGATTATTAAGAGATTGCATTGTTTGTGAAAATTGGGAAGGCACACATAATGTCTTGCGTATGCAAATATTGCGAGATATTCATAAATATCAGGTAGATCAAATATTTATTACCCATTTAAATCAAATTGTATCTACTGAATTACAATCTCATTCCAAAGTGAGTATCATTCAACAACAGTTACTAAAGTTACAAAAACATCTAGATTCTTTTAAAAAAGAAGATCCTATTTTACAAAGTTTAAAAATTAAATCTTTAGTAGATGAAATGGCATCTCTTTATGCAGCAACTCATTTATTAATTGAAAGTAAAACTAGTCTTTCAAAAGAGTATTGTTTTGATTTATTTACACAACACCACCTAAAGCCACAGCCTATTCTCATCAATAAAGAATATGTAGAGTTATTAAAAAATATTCTGAGTTTTTAA
- a CDS encoding Beta-hexosaminidase A precursor, with the protein MFRLPFIFLFTVLSIFTSNFFAKDYQLDQKIGQMIIVGFKGYKIDDEPKLVEQIKKGMIGGVILSDFDTASQTYERNIKNSSQLKRLCQSIQSLAKIPLFICIDHEGGVVCRLKQKNGFPSTMSQQSLGEIDQLSFTYQYSEFAAKVLKNHGINLNLAPVVDVNRNKNCPCIGKKQRSFSSDPLKVHDHAKEMICAYKDVNVLTCIKHFPGHGSSNNDTHLGFVDVTNTWSKFELIPYKKLIDEDLVDIVMSAHVTNCAIDLDFPSSLSKNTVSGVLRDYLRYEGVVMTDDLQMKSLTDFFSLKDAIKYAIQAGNDLLLFANHETYDIEIAPKVIHYVKQLILEGEITELQINHSNERIQKLKLRLQESN; encoded by the coding sequence ATGTTTCGGTTGCCTTTTATTTTTCTCTTCACAGTCTTGTCGATCTTTACCTCAAATTTTTTTGCCAAGGATTATCAATTAGATCAAAAAATTGGACAAATGATTATCGTTGGTTTTAAAGGATATAAGATTGATGATGAGCCAAAACTGGTCGAACAGATAAAAAAAGGGATGATCGGCGGAGTTATCTTATCTGATTTTGATACGGCAAGCCAAACTTACGAAAGAAACATTAAAAATAGTTCCCAACTAAAGCGTCTTTGCCAAAGTATTCAATCTCTTGCAAAAATTCCTTTATTTATTTGCATAGATCACGAAGGGGGTGTCGTTTGCCGTTTAAAGCAAAAAAATGGTTTTCCTTCCACAATGTCTCAGCAATCTTTAGGGGAAATTGATCAACTATCCTTTACATATCAATATAGTGAGTTTGCGGCCAAAGTTTTAAAAAACCACGGCATTAATTTAAATTTAGCGCCTGTCGTGGATGTAAATCGAAATAAAAATTGTCCATGTATCGGAAAAAAACAAAGAAGTTTTTCCTCAGATCCTTTAAAAGTACACGATCATGCAAAAGAAATGATTTGTGCTTATAAAGATGTAAATGTTTTAACTTGTATTAAGCATTTTCCAGGTCATGGTAGTTCAAATAACGATACTCATTTAGGTTTTGTCGATGTCACAAATACATGGTCGAAATTTGAATTGATCCCTTATAAAAAATTAATAGATGAAGATTTAGTAGATATTGTCATGTCAGCTCATGTCACAAACTGTGCAATTGATCTAGATTTTCCCTCTTCACTATCTAAAAATACCGTTTCAGGTGTTTTGCGGGATTACTTAAGATATGAAGGAGTAGTTATGACAGATGACTTACAAATGAAAAGTTTAACCGATTTCTTTTCTTTAAAAGATGCTATAAAATATGCAATACAAGCGGGCAATGATTTGTTGTTATTTGCAAATCATGAAACCTATGATATCGAAATAGCTCCTAAAGTCATTCACTATGTCAAACAATTAATTTTAGAGGGGGAAATAACTGAATTGCAAATAAACCACTCCAACGAAAGAATACAAAAATTAAAGCTACGCCTTCAAGAATCCAACTAA
- a CDS encoding HIT domain protein yields the protein MTFTLHPNLQSKVFVCSLPLCEILLENNFYYPWIFLVPRVENVSKILDLSKNEQAQLFLELEIAQKIIWDTFKPDQLNVAAIGNKTPQLHIHVIGRYVNDPAWPSTVWDYDSKICYPIEVLQERTSFLKIKFEESMACL from the coding sequence ATGACATTTACTTTACATCCAAACTTACAATCAAAAGTATTTGTTTGCTCTTTACCATTATGCGAAATCTTGCTGGAAAATAATTTTTATTATCCCTGGATTTTTTTAGTTCCGAGGGTTGAGAATGTTTCAAAAATCTTGGATTTGTCTAAAAATGAGCAAGCTCAACTTTTTTTGGAACTCGAGATTGCACAAAAAATAATTTGGGATACGTTTAAGCCAGATCAGTTAAATGTTGCCGCGATTGGAAACAAAACGCCTCAATTGCATATACATGTAATTGGGCGATATGTGAACGACCCCGCCTGGCCAAGTACTGTTTGGGACTATGATAGTAAGATCTGTTATCCAATTGAAGTGTTACAAGAGCGCACAAGTTTTTTAAAAATAAAATTTGAAGAAAGTATGGCTTGCTTATGA
- a CDS encoding dUMP phosphatase: MLTSTEIFKSLHDVVQPYAAVLLDAYGVFWGGNACGLLPNAAEAMEKLVKKGKIVGILSNSTQLSQKEIDKVSKAGLTLGKHFHFYITSGDVAKNIFLNPHQHIPFLTPKRKFYVFAGKSHNFNSYKDIFFDSEFQETQSLEEADFIYLNVPHINDCNQLDPFAFKSEIEELIASKLPVICANPDKYAQEGDPPTLYVRQGSIAQYFENVYYIGKPYHQIFTTALQKLKNFDIHSLSSILMVGDTPETDIAGANKQGLHSALIVNEGVMKERISNMGLDSAISHLSISELPTYFIEKL, encoded by the coding sequence ATGCTAACAAGTACTGAAATTTTTAAAAGTTTACATGATGTAGTTCAACCTTATGCGGCAGTTTTACTAGATGCCTACGGAGTATTTTGGGGCGGCAATGCCTGCGGTTTATTACCTAATGCGGCTGAAGCTATGGAAAAACTTGTAAAAAAAGGGAAAATAGTTGGCATTTTGTCTAATAGCACACAATTATCCCAAAAAGAAATTGATAAAGTCAGTAAGGCAGGTTTAACTCTTGGTAAACACTTTCACTTTTATATAACTTCTGGCGATGTTGCAAAAAACATTTTTTTAAATCCCCACCAACATATCCCTTTTCTTACTCCCAAAAGAAAATTTTATGTTTTTGCTGGCAAAAGTCATAATTTTAACTCTTATAAAGATATTTTTTTCGATAGTGAATTTCAAGAAACACAAAGCCTTGAAGAAGCTGATTTTATTTATTTAAATGTTCCCCATATAAATGATTGTAATCAATTAGATCCTTTTGCTTTCAAATCTGAAATTGAAGAATTGATAGCATCCAAGTTACCAGTTATTTGTGCAAATCCCGATAAGTACGCCCAAGAAGGTGACCCACCCACTTTGTACGTTAGACAAGGATCCATAGCACAATATTTTGAAAATGTTTATTACATTGGAAAACCCTATCATCAAATTTTCACAACTGCTTTACAGAAATTAAAAAATTTTGACATCCATTCTCTTTCTTCGATCTTAATGGTTGGAGACACTCCCGAAACAGACATTGCTGGAGCAAATAAGCAAGGTCTTCATTCTGCTTTAATAGTAAATGAGGGGGTTATGAAAGAAAGGATATCTAATATGGGTTTAGATAGTGCCATTAGTCATTTATCAATTTCAGAACTTCCCACTTATTTTATAGAAAAATTATGA